One window of Cellulomonas shaoxiangyii genomic DNA carries:
- a CDS encoding penicillin-binding protein — MPTPARARGRSVSAVQALALLVSFCLVAVVGGVLAAGMLLPAVAVTNGATDLSVTAFEELPSQLEQRDLPEKSEILAADGTLLATFYVQNRVIVPLAEMAPIMQQAVIAVEDRRFYEHSGVDVPSMARAAVATLMGDTQGASTLTQQYVKNVFVDAAEQAGSEAERLALIDAARESEGAEGVARKIREAKIAITLEKSMSKDEILESYLNIAPFGASVYGVESAAQYYFSKPAKDLTYLEAATIAGITQSPSALDPVGPAEQTEEERAARLEKSQKRRDQVLRDMAREKYITQEELAAGVATPIADTLRPQPLKQGCMAAGDVVAGSGFFCDYVTKVIINDPAFGPTRQDRLNLLYRGGLRITTTLLPGEQAIADAEVKAGVPVDDSSGIASSIVTVEPGTGKILAMAQNRIYSNLKDRPAQETAVNYNASFEYGGSSGFSPGSTFKVFTLLEWLRKGHALNETVNGTRMKYDQREFPNCIRLVGDYPFANSEGGRAIPQSVLDATRNSVNSAYMAMAKELNLCDIMRGAAELGVTQAGDPNAIDPSWGTPMNAPFTATPANVLGSQSTSPLQMAAAYATFASGGTYCKPIAITSVQNPAGEELPVPSADCRQGAVEPQIAAAMNFALSNVWTGTAISVGKPSYTAAGKTGTTSNNENNWFAGYNPLRATVVWVGHSDGMRSMGGLVINGKKYTRGPYGSSIAAPTWKRYMDSTLSGVEVPGFVSPNDRQVFGERRDVPSVVGLTEQDARSRLERAGFRVTVSNEQVASPVPAGTVADQSPAGTASRGATITLRLSNGQPPAPDPNQVQPGFPGGGQGGGPGGGQGGGPGGGQGGGQGGGQGGGQGGGQGGNAGRGNG; from the coding sequence ATGCCGACCCCTGCCCGCGCCCGCGGACGCAGCGTCAGCGCCGTGCAGGCGCTGGCACTGCTCGTCTCCTTCTGCCTCGTCGCCGTCGTGGGCGGGGTGCTGGCCGCCGGCATGCTGCTGCCGGCCGTGGCCGTGACCAACGGCGCGACCGACCTGTCCGTCACGGCGTTCGAGGAGCTGCCGAGCCAGCTCGAGCAGCGCGACCTGCCCGAGAAGTCGGAGATCCTCGCCGCCGACGGCACGCTGCTCGCGACGTTCTACGTGCAGAACCGGGTGATCGTGCCGCTCGCGGAGATGGCGCCGATCATGCAGCAGGCGGTCATCGCGGTCGAGGACCGGCGCTTCTACGAGCACTCGGGCGTCGACGTCCCCAGCATGGCGCGCGCTGCGGTCGCGACCCTCATGGGCGACACGCAGGGTGCGTCCACCCTGACGCAGCAGTACGTCAAGAACGTCTTCGTCGACGCCGCCGAGCAGGCCGGGTCGGAGGCGGAGCGCCTCGCGCTCATCGACGCCGCGCGGGAGAGCGAGGGCGCCGAGGGCGTCGCCCGCAAGATCCGCGAGGCGAAGATCGCGATCACGCTCGAGAAGTCCATGTCGAAGGACGAGATCCTCGAGAGCTACCTGAACATCGCGCCGTTCGGTGCCTCCGTGTACGGCGTCGAGTCGGCCGCGCAGTACTACTTCAGCAAGCCGGCCAAGGACCTGACCTACCTCGAGGCCGCGACCATCGCCGGCATCACGCAGAGCCCGTCGGCGCTCGACCCGGTCGGTCCCGCGGAGCAGACCGAGGAGGAGCGCGCCGCGCGGCTGGAGAAGTCGCAGAAGCGGCGTGACCAGGTGCTGCGTGACATGGCGCGCGAGAAGTACATCACCCAGGAGGAGCTCGCCGCGGGGGTCGCGACGCCCATCGCCGACACGCTGCGCCCGCAGCCGCTCAAGCAGGGGTGCATGGCCGCCGGTGACGTCGTCGCGGGCTCCGGCTTCTTCTGCGACTACGTCACGAAGGTGATCATCAACGACCCCGCGTTCGGCCCGACCCGGCAGGACCGGCTCAACCTGCTGTACCGCGGGGGCCTGCGGATCACGACGACGCTGCTGCCCGGCGAGCAGGCCATCGCCGACGCCGAGGTGAAGGCCGGCGTCCCGGTCGACGACTCGTCCGGCATCGCCTCCTCGATCGTCACGGTCGAGCCGGGCACCGGCAAGATCCTCGCGATGGCGCAGAACCGCATCTACTCGAACCTGAAGGACCGCCCGGCGCAGGAGACGGCCGTCAACTACAACGCGTCGTTCGAGTACGGCGGATCGTCGGGCTTCTCCCCCGGGTCGACGTTCAAGGTCTTCACGCTGCTCGAGTGGCTGCGCAAGGGGCACGCGCTGAACGAGACGGTCAACGGGACCCGGATGAAGTACGACCAGCGCGAGTTCCCCAACTGCATCCGGCTCGTGGGCGACTACCCGTTCGCGAACTCCGAGGGCGGGCGCGCGATCCCGCAGTCCGTCCTGGACGCCACGCGGAACTCGGTCAACTCGGCGTACATGGCCATGGCCAAGGAGCTCAACCTCTGCGACATCATGCGCGGGGCCGCCGAGCTCGGCGTGACGCAGGCCGGAGACCCGAACGCGATCGACCCGTCGTGGGGCACCCCCATGAACGCACCGTTCACGGCGACCCCGGCGAACGTCCTCGGTTCGCAGTCCACGTCTCCGCTGCAGATGGCGGCGGCGTACGCGACGTTCGCCTCGGGCGGCACCTACTGCAAGCCGATCGCGATCACGTCCGTCCAGAACCCCGCCGGCGAGGAGCTGCCGGTCCCGTCCGCCGACTGCCGCCAGGGTGCCGTCGAGCCCCAGATCGCCGCGGCGATGAACTTCGCCCTGAGCAACGTGTGGACCGGCACGGCGATCAGCGTCGGCAAGCCGTCCTACACGGCCGCGGGCAAGACCGGCACGACCTCGAACAACGAGAACAACTGGTTCGCGGGCTACAACCCGCTGCGCGCCACCGTCGTGTGGGTCGGCCACAGCGACGGGATGCGCTCGATGGGCGGCCTGGTCATCAACGGCAAGAAGTACACCCGCGGCCCGTACGGCTCGTCCATCGCGGCGCCGACGTGGAAGCGGTACATGGACAGCACGCTCAGCGGCGTCGAGGTGCCCGGGTTCGTCTCGCCCAACGACCGTCAGGTGTTCGGCGAGCGCCGCGACGTGCCGTCCGTGGTCGGCCTCACCGAGCAGGACGCGCGCAGCAGGCTCGAGCGTGCGGGCTTCCGCGTGACGGTCTCGAACGAGCAGGTGGCGTCCCCGGTGCCCGCGGGCACCGTCGCCGACCAGTCGCCCGCCGGCACGGCGTCGCGCGGTGCCACCATCACCCTGCGGCTGTCCAACGGGCAGCCTCCCGCACCCGACCCGAACCAGGTCCAGCCCGGCTTCCCGGGCGGCGGGCAGGGTGGCGGCCCGGGCGGCGGGCAGGGCGGCGGCCCGGGCGGCGGGCAAGGCGGCGGCCAGGGCGGTGGCCAGGGTGGCGGGCAGGGCGGCGGCCAGGGCGGCAACGCCGGCCGCGGCAACGGCTGA
- a CDS encoding RidA family protein, with translation MSGAARVGTRLSELGLTLPGVAAPLAAYVPAVRDGRHVWTSGQLPFVDGALPATGKVGGDVTPEDAADLARVAALNALAAVGALLAQEDGTDPVTALDRIRRVVKLVGFVASDPAFSGQPAVVNGASLLLHELLGEAGVHARSAVGVAVLPMDSPVELEIVVAVD, from the coding sequence GTGAGCGGTGCCGCGCGGGTCGGTACCCGGCTCTCCGAGCTCGGCCTGACCCTGCCCGGCGTCGCGGCGCCCCTGGCGGCGTACGTGCCCGCCGTGCGCGACGGCCGGCACGTGTGGACCTCGGGGCAGCTGCCCTTCGTCGACGGCGCGCTCCCGGCCACGGGCAAGGTCGGCGGCGACGTCACGCCGGAGGACGCGGCCGACCTGGCGCGCGTCGCGGCGCTCAACGCCCTCGCGGCCGTGGGCGCCCTGCTCGCCCAGGAGGACGGGACCGACCCGGTGACGGCGCTCGACCGCATCCGGCGGGTCGTCAAGCTCGTCGGCTTCGTCGCGAGCGACCCCGCGTTCAGCGGGCAGCCGGCCGTGGTCAACGGCGCGAGCCTGCTGCTGCACGAGCTGCTCGGCGAGGCCGGCGTGCACGCGCGGTCCGCGGTGGGCGTCGCGGTGCTGCCGATGGACTCCCCGGTCGAGCTCGAGATCGTCGTCGCGGTCGACTGA
- a CDS encoding WhiB family transcriptional regulator, whose translation MTVLEVDGHWTARAACGSNNLAPDALFVEGSAQRDARSVCVGCPVRLDCLADALDSRADFGVWGGMTERERRALLRRRPDVVSWRNELVGSDMSLASLSSARV comes from the coding sequence GTGACGGTGCTCGAGGTGGACGGCCACTGGACCGCGCGCGCAGCGTGCGGGTCCAACAATCTGGCGCCCGACGCGCTCTTCGTCGAGGGCTCGGCGCAGCGGGACGCCCGCAGCGTGTGCGTGGGCTGCCCCGTGCGCCTGGACTGCCTGGCGGACGCGCTCGACAGCCGCGCCGACTTCGGCGTGTGGGGCGGCATGACGGAGCGCGAGCGGCGGGCGCTCCTGCGCCGGCGTCCCGACGTGGTGTCGTGGCGCAACGAGCTCGTCGGCTCGGACATGTCGCTGGCGTCGCTGTCGTCCGCGCGTGTGTGA
- a CDS encoding DUF4177 domain-containing protein: MATQWEYATVPLIIHATKAILDQWGSDGWELVTVIQGPDAGLVAYLKRPKP; this comes from the coding sequence ATGGCCACCCAGTGGGAGTACGCGACCGTTCCGCTCATCATCCACGCCACCAAGGCGATCCTCGACCAGTGGGGGTCCGACGGGTGGGAGCTCGTGACGGTCATCCAGGGCCCGGACGCGGGGCTCGTCGCCTACCTCAAGCGGCCGAAGCCGTGA
- the nth gene encoding endonuclease III, which produces MDSTSPESPLARTRRARRIDRALAVRYPDAHCELDFRDPFELLIATVLSAQTTDVRVNQTTPELFARYPDAVALAAADLSELEEILRPTGFYRAKSRAVMGIGQALVERFGGEVPARLEDLVTLPGVGRKTANVVLGNAFGVPGITVDTHVARLSRRLGYTTSEDPLVIEQDLQPLIERRDWTMACHRLIFHGRRTCFARRPACGACPVAALCPSAGIGETDPVRATAMLKG; this is translated from the coding sequence GTGGACAGCACCAGCCCCGAGAGCCCCCTCGCGCGCACCCGGCGCGCCCGGCGCATCGACCGTGCGCTCGCCGTCCGTTACCCGGACGCGCACTGCGAGCTCGACTTCCGCGACCCGTTCGAGCTGCTGATCGCCACGGTGCTGTCGGCGCAGACCACGGACGTGCGGGTCAACCAGACGACCCCCGAGCTCTTCGCGCGGTACCCGGACGCCGTGGCGCTCGCGGCGGCGGACCTCAGCGAGCTCGAGGAGATCCTGCGGCCGACCGGGTTCTACCGGGCCAAGTCGCGCGCCGTCATGGGCATCGGCCAGGCGCTTGTGGAGCGCTTCGGCGGGGAGGTGCCGGCGCGCCTCGAGGACCTCGTCACGCTGCCCGGCGTGGGACGCAAGACCGCGAACGTCGTGCTCGGGAACGCGTTCGGGGTCCCGGGCATCACGGTGGACACGCACGTCGCGCGGCTGTCGAGGCGGCTGGGCTACACGACGAGCGAGGACCCGCTCGTCATCGAGCAGGACCTGCAGCCGCTGATCGAGCGGCGCGACTGGACCATGGCCTGCCACCGGCTGATCTTCCACGGACGACGCACGTGCTTCGCGCGGCGGCCGGCGTGCGGGGCGTGCCCCGTCGCGGCGCTGTGCCCGTCGGCCGGCATCGGCGAGACCGACCCGGTCCGCGCGACCGCGATGCTCAAGGGCTGA
- a CDS encoding Crp/Fnr family transcriptional regulator: MADDIVLTAPLFAGLDAESSGALIASMKEIDAGRGDVLFHEGEPGDRLYVVREGKIKLGRRSNDGRENLLAVLGPGEMFGELSLFDPGPRTATATVVADAVVLELGHPDLIRWLEDKPTVAEHLLQALARRLRRTNEALADLVFSDVPGRVAKALLDLSTRFGQEVDEGIRVAHDLTQEELAQLVGASRETVNKALADFAARGWVRREGRAVVLLDVDRLERRAR, encoded by the coding sequence GTGGCGGATGACATCGTGCTGACGGCCCCGCTGTTCGCGGGTCTGGACGCGGAGTCGTCGGGAGCGCTCATCGCGTCGATGAAGGAGATCGATGCCGGTCGGGGCGACGTCCTGTTCCATGAGGGCGAGCCGGGTGACCGCCTCTACGTCGTGCGCGAGGGCAAGATCAAGCTCGGCCGCCGCTCGAACGACGGCCGCGAGAACCTGCTCGCCGTGCTCGGCCCGGGCGAGATGTTCGGCGAGCTGTCCCTGTTCGACCCGGGCCCGCGCACCGCGACGGCGACCGTGGTCGCCGACGCCGTCGTGCTCGAGCTCGGCCACCCGGACCTGATCCGCTGGCTCGAGGACAAGCCGACGGTCGCCGAGCACCTGCTGCAGGCGCTGGCCCGCCGGCTGCGCCGCACCAACGAGGCGCTCGCCGACCTGGTGTTCTCCGACGTGCCGGGACGCGTGGCCAAGGCCCTGCTCGACCTGTCGACCCGCTTCGGGCAGGAGGTCGACGAGGGCATCCGGGTCGCCCACGACCTGACGCAGGAGGAGCTGGCGCAGCTCGTCGGCGCGTCGCGCGAGACCGTGAACAAGGCGCTCGCCGACTTCGCCGCGCGCGGCTGGGTCCGCCGCGAGGGCCGTGCGGTCGTGCTGCTGGACGTCGACCGGCTCGAGCGCCGCGCCCGCTGA